In the Paenibacillus pabuli genome, one interval contains:
- a CDS encoding AraC family transcriptional regulator, producing the protein MGNLYFENPESTFLVSHRKALSHHMPVSHFHSTYEIYVLMSGEREFFIQDRTITILEGDVVIIAPNVLHRTTNAQRPKHERLIINMHAQYFSVDGSHEEALQPMLNRDYLILKGSLRSRELIEMQTRAIMQEMQERGSGFELYAQTLALQLLIMCCRYFRQQDAEPLASPSLMHERISEIVRYINEHYMEELSLHLLADKFYISPYYLSRSFKEATGFAFVEYVNSVRIKEAKQQLERSNLKVNVIARKVGFGSVTHFGRVFKTVTGHSPLHYRRKGE; encoded by the coding sequence ATGGGGAACCTATATTTTGAGAATCCGGAGAGTACATTTCTGGTATCCCACCGGAAAGCATTAAGCCATCATATGCCGGTAAGCCATTTTCACAGCACGTATGAAATCTATGTCCTGATGTCGGGGGAGCGCGAATTTTTCATTCAGGACCGGACCATTACGATATTGGAGGGCGATGTGGTCATTATTGCTCCTAACGTTTTGCATCGCACGACCAATGCGCAACGGCCGAAGCATGAGCGTCTCATTATTAATATGCATGCGCAGTATTTTTCAGTGGATGGCTCGCATGAAGAAGCGCTTCAACCCATGCTGAATCGGGATTATTTGATCCTAAAAGGTTCATTGCGCAGCAGGGAGCTGATTGAAATGCAAACCAGAGCCATTATGCAGGAGATGCAGGAGCGCGGAAGCGGATTCGAGTTGTATGCCCAGACACTTGCCTTGCAGCTGCTCATCATGTGCTGTAGATATTTCAGGCAGCAAGACGCTGAACCGCTGGCCTCACCAAGTCTCATGCATGAACGGATTTCAGAGATTGTCCGTTATATCAACGAACATTACATGGAGGAACTGTCGCTTCATTTGCTGGCGGATAAGTTCTATATCAGTCCTTATTATTTGAGCAGATCCTTCAAAGAGGCGACAGGGTTCGCTTTTGTAGAATACGTCAATAGTGTACGAATCAAGGAGGCCAAGCAGCAGCTTGAGCGCTCCAACCTCAAGGTGAACGTGATTGCGAGGAAAGTGGGTTTCGGGAGCGTAACGCATTTCGGACGAGTATTCAAAACCGTTACAGGCCATTCACCACTACATTATAGACGTAAAGGGGAATGA
- a CDS encoding glycoside hydrolase family 88/105 protein produces the protein MQTTSSTTTPIQWALKACEALMDTFEPENLPPDRFHYHQGVFLSGMEKCWRQTGEQKLYDYMKGWVDSQILEDGSIKKYKSDELDDIQPGVLLFTLYEQTGDECYKKALYTLVPLLKSWPTNASGGFWHKGHYPNQMWLDGLYMAGPIAVQFAETFGESDYIDMMVYQALLMEKHTKDPDTGLLYHGWDETKEAKWADPVTGLAPEFWGRAIGWYPVALLEMFEHMPEDHPDKEKLVTIVQDLLIALTNYQDPATGLWYQVIDKGDRPDNWHENSCTALFAHAIAKAVRFGYLDPKYLQYAWKGYQGVIDTLKFDENGNVIIGNICIGTGIGDYAHYIARPTSENDLHGAGAFILMCVEMNLAAK, from the coding sequence ATGCAAACCACCTCATCTACCACAACGCCAATTCAATGGGCGTTAAAAGCCTGTGAAGCACTAATGGATACATTCGAACCGGAAAATCTTCCGCCAGACCGATTCCATTACCATCAGGGTGTCTTTTTATCTGGTATGGAGAAATGCTGGCGACAGACGGGAGAACAAAAGCTCTATGATTACATGAAGGGCTGGGTCGATAGTCAGATCCTAGAGGATGGCAGCATCAAAAAGTATAAGTCTGATGAACTTGATGACATCCAGCCGGGCGTTCTTCTCTTCACTCTCTACGAGCAGACGGGAGATGAATGCTACAAAAAAGCACTGTACACCTTGGTCCCATTGCTGAAATCCTGGCCTACGAATGCCTCCGGCGGATTCTGGCATAAGGGTCATTATCCAAATCAAATGTGGTTGGACGGTTTATATATGGCAGGGCCTATCGCGGTGCAATTTGCCGAAACCTTTGGTGAGAGCGATTACATCGACATGATGGTCTATCAGGCACTGCTTATGGAAAAACATACAAAAGACCCTGATACTGGATTGCTCTATCACGGATGGGATGAAACAAAAGAAGCCAAATGGGCCGATCCCGTCACGGGTCTTGCTCCGGAATTCTGGGGCCGCGCGATTGGCTGGTATCCGGTGGCTCTGCTTGAAATGTTTGAACACATGCCGGAGGATCATCCGGACAAAGAGAAGCTTGTCACCATTGTACAAGATCTGCTGATTGCGCTGACCAACTATCAGGATCCTGCCACCGGGTTATGGTATCAAGTCATCGACAAAGGCGATCGTCCGGATAACTGGCATGAAAACTCATGTACGGCACTCTTTGCACATGCCATTGCCAAAGCGGTTCGATTCGGATATCTGGACCCTAAATATTTGCAGTATGCCTGGAAAGGTTACCAAGGCGTTATTGATACATTAAAGTTTGACGAGAACGGGAACGTCATCATCGGCAACATCTGTATTGGCACGGGAATCGGCGATTATGCCCACTATATTGCTCGGCCGACCAGTGAAAACGATCTGCACGGGGCCGGCGCCTTCATACTCATGTGCGTAGAGATGAATCTGGCGGCAAAATAG
- a CDS encoding DMT family transporter — translation MMKVRAWLFLISANLFWAGNLMFGKAVTSDFPPTWASFLRWVIAAIVLIPLAQLVEKPNWLNVWKKNWGILLFLSLVGVVSYTLLTYTALQHTSSTNGSLINSLTPAVMIVLSLVFLKDKITGWQGAGLVLSFLGVLTVLTKGHLLGIFSTHYNQGDGIMLVAVFLWALYSIVGKRGQHLPPITFVGFTAFIGVIGMIPLLFLEPLHMENITTFGITGIIYLGLFPSIGSFLFWNQGVKELGPGKASITMNLMPIFTAILSVMVGQELLISQIVGGVIVIMGMLLSANLMSRKETSRAFWKRTGRTV, via the coding sequence ATGATGAAAGTAAGAGCGTGGCTATTTTTGATCTCGGCTAATTTATTTTGGGCTGGAAACTTGATGTTTGGAAAGGCCGTAACCTCCGATTTTCCGCCGACCTGGGCGTCCTTCTTAAGATGGGTGATTGCGGCAATCGTATTGATTCCGCTTGCGCAGCTGGTGGAAAAGCCAAATTGGCTGAACGTATGGAAGAAAAACTGGGGCATTCTGCTATTCTTATCACTGGTAGGCGTTGTATCCTACACACTCCTCACATACACGGCATTGCAGCACACATCGTCTACTAACGGTAGTTTGATTAATAGTCTGACTCCAGCCGTAATGATTGTGTTGTCTCTGGTTTTCCTCAAAGATAAAATAACCGGATGGCAGGGCGCAGGATTGGTATTATCCTTCCTTGGTGTACTGACTGTACTGACGAAAGGCCATTTGCTTGGGATATTCAGTACGCATTATAACCAGGGAGACGGTATCATGCTGGTGGCGGTATTTTTATGGGCCCTCTATTCAATCGTAGGCAAAAGAGGACAGCATCTTCCCCCAATAACGTTCGTAGGTTTTACAGCTTTTATCGGCGTTATTGGTATGATTCCGTTGTTATTCCTCGAGCCGCTGCATATGGAGAATATTACGACTTTTGGTATAACCGGTATTATTTATCTGGGATTATTTCCTTCCATCGGCTCATTTCTGTTCTGGAACCAGGGCGTTAAGGAACTCGGGCCGGGGAAAGCCAGTATTACGATGAATTTGATGCCCATATTCACTGCAATATTGTCCGTCATGGTGGGTCAGGAACTGCTGATTTCCCAAATCGTCGGCGGGGTGATCGTCATTATGGGAATGTTGTTATCGGCAAACTTAATGTCACGGAAGGAAACGTCCAGAGCATTTTGGAAACGTACGGGGAGAACCGTTTAA